The Acidicapsa acidisoli genome contains a region encoding:
- a CDS encoding ImcF-related family protein: MLVYVLVAAVLLIAALLAFGLAYLLHLQGVAAIVFIVLILLAGVAAAVVILVLHFRAKKREGQEGDAAGATGEVDVLLNDANRKLRESQQGAKTLAALPVIYLLGETGAAKTTLVVRSGLDPELVAGTASRDSESAPTPVLNLWFTKLAAILEAGASVRQSNALLTRMIERTRPKAYRSAFGTGAAARAAIVCVSAEQLLLADGGASLMAAARATGAQLREISRLLGTTLPVYVIVTKLDRVPHFEEYVRNLSNVEVRQILGSPLPKTDVSAGVYADQATRMVAAVLDGLTYKLGEFRVEMLDRENEPRNAPGVYEFPREFGKIRKNLNQYLVELCKPSQLSANPYLRGVYFTGIRAQIVERMANAPVAEERVSQDAGATQYLNISLGKSQSPGRTAAPPTMVASRVPQWTFLPRLFPEIILGDKSALSATQQTAPARLFRRILFGTLAFLFAVYTVLLLVSFFNNLGLEHQIQNAAKALPVTAATAPSLPSLSDLQHLDQLRQTIVQLDGYQQNGAPWSYRWGLYQGAKLDAQARRIYFDRFRPMLLNPTQAGFVGYMRTLPDVPATSSDSSSYLAAYNPLKAYLITTSNPDKSVAKFLTPVFLQYWIGSRQIDGDQQQLAQKQIDFYANELVRQPPYSINPDTMVVSHTRGYLSHFLAETRVYQAMLNDADKTGSNIDFNKQYPGSAASVTDGHVVRGAFTKTGFAFMQNALQHPEGYLQGETWVLGDQAGQSLNTASVSKDLAAQYSSDFIKEWHAFLIDAKVVSCGNVHEAPTRLNALAGPASPLLALFYTVSHNTAVGDPQIKSTFQPTQALVDPNATDRFIGPGSTGYVNALLALSGALDLVAQNPAAATDPTAFAPVIQAASAAGIAAQQAAQSFNVDSQFHTEATVLGLMQAPVQCAAKLAPSPGAPANGAGAKICGALNPLLGKFPFNPNSTTMATLPEVNQVFAPDTGALWSIYNTALKAYLVPQGGQYVAAPSAPQPVNPKFVQFFSHAAAVSSKLYPPGSQNPTFSFTPRFLPSKGIGTASIAVDGQKIPNGSSYTWNGVSAHQATVFYDTSQGGDFQGTWSLFQLAKVGQPTKSPAGVRLDFPIVTTFAGQKVDQSGTPTKVVSFEITGPGAELFLPGYFTGLTCVSPVVK, translated from the coding sequence TTGCTCGTCTATGTGCTTGTTGCCGCCGTTCTTCTGATTGCCGCCCTTCTGGCCTTCGGTCTCGCTTACCTGCTCCATCTGCAGGGGGTCGCGGCCATTGTTTTTATCGTGCTGATCCTCCTGGCTGGTGTCGCGGCTGCCGTCGTTATTCTCGTTCTGCATTTCCGGGCAAAGAAAAGGGAGGGGCAGGAGGGAGATGCTGCCGGAGCCACTGGCGAGGTTGACGTACTGCTCAATGACGCGAATCGCAAGCTGCGCGAGTCGCAGCAGGGTGCGAAGACCCTGGCCGCTTTGCCCGTCATCTACCTCCTCGGCGAAACTGGTGCGGCGAAAACCACACTCGTAGTTCGATCCGGCCTTGATCCCGAGTTGGTAGCCGGTACAGCCTCGCGTGACAGCGAATCCGCTCCGACTCCTGTCCTGAACCTTTGGTTTACCAAGCTTGCCGCCATTCTCGAAGCGGGAGCCAGCGTCCGCCAGAGCAACGCATTGCTCACGCGGATGATTGAGCGCACCCGTCCCAAAGCCTATCGCTCCGCATTCGGCACAGGCGCGGCCGCACGCGCCGCGATTGTCTGCGTCAGTGCTGAGCAACTTCTCCTCGCCGACGGAGGAGCGTCTCTGATGGCAGCGGCGCGAGCCACCGGCGCACAACTGCGCGAGATCAGCCGCCTGCTGGGCACCACTCTGCCCGTCTACGTGATTGTCACCAAGCTGGACCGTGTTCCTCACTTCGAGGAGTACGTACGTAATCTCTCGAATGTGGAAGTCCGCCAGATTCTCGGTTCTCCACTGCCGAAAACCGATGTTTCAGCCGGTGTCTACGCCGATCAGGCGACACGGATGGTTGCCGCTGTTCTCGACGGCCTTACGTACAAACTCGGAGAGTTCCGCGTTGAGATGCTCGACCGCGAAAACGAGCCGCGGAACGCGCCCGGCGTCTACGAATTTCCTCGCGAATTTGGCAAGATTCGCAAAAACCTGAACCAATATCTGGTGGAGCTGTGCAAGCCCAGCCAGCTAAGTGCTAATCCCTATCTGCGCGGCGTTTATTTCACCGGCATCCGCGCGCAGATAGTTGAGCGAATGGCCAATGCGCCCGTCGCCGAGGAACGCGTTTCGCAGGACGCAGGCGCAACCCAATACCTCAACATCTCTCTGGGTAAATCGCAGTCGCCCGGACGCACTGCTGCTCCGCCCACGATGGTCGCATCACGCGTGCCACAATGGACCTTTCTGCCGCGACTGTTTCCTGAAATTATCCTTGGCGATAAGAGCGCGCTCTCAGCTACGCAGCAGACCGCTCCGGCGCGTCTTTTCCGCCGCATTCTTTTCGGAACGCTGGCATTTCTTTTCGCGGTGTACACCGTCCTGCTCCTGGTCTCGTTCTTCAACAATCTTGGATTGGAACATCAGATTCAAAACGCGGCCAAGGCCCTGCCGGTTACAGCTGCGACTGCCCCATCGCTGCCCAGTCTGAGCGATCTGCAACACCTCGATCAGTTGCGCCAAACAATTGTTCAACTGGACGGCTACCAGCAGAACGGTGCCCCATGGAGCTATCGCTGGGGTCTGTATCAAGGGGCCAAACTGGACGCGCAGGCAAGGCGAATCTACTTCGACCGCTTCCGTCCGATGCTGCTCAACCCCACGCAGGCGGGCTTTGTCGGTTACATGCGCACCTTGCCGGATGTTCCAGCAACCAGCAGCGATTCCTCGTCTTATCTAGCTGCATATAACCCGCTCAAGGCGTATCTCATTACCACGAGCAATCCAGATAAGAGCGTTGCCAAGTTTCTTACCCCGGTTTTCCTCCAATATTGGATAGGATCACGGCAAATCGACGGAGACCAACAGCAGCTTGCGCAGAAGCAGATCGACTTCTACGCCAATGAACTGGTCCGCCAGCCTCCATATTCGATCAACCCCGACACCATGGTTGTAAGCCACACGCGCGGTTATCTCTCCCACTTCCTGGCTGAGACCCGCGTTTACCAGGCGATGCTCAACGACGCCGACAAGACCGGCTCCAACATCGACTTCAACAAGCAGTATCCCGGCTCGGCTGCCTCCGTAACGGACGGCCATGTGGTGCGCGGAGCCTTCACAAAAACCGGCTTCGCTTTCATGCAAAACGCCCTTCAGCATCCCGAAGGTTACTTACAGGGCGAAACCTGGGTCTTGGGGGATCAAGCAGGACAGTCTCTCAACACGGCTTCCGTGAGCAAGGATCTCGCTGCGCAGTACTCCTCAGACTTCATCAAGGAGTGGCATGCCTTCCTCATCGACGCAAAGGTGGTCAGTTGCGGCAACGTACATGAGGCTCCGACAAGGCTCAATGCGCTGGCTGGTCCCGCTTCGCCGCTTCTTGCCCTGTTCTATACGGTCTCCCACAACACCGCTGTCGGCGATCCGCAGATCAAATCCACCTTCCAACCGACCCAGGCGTTGGTCGATCCCAACGCGACCGACCGCTTCATCGGGCCAGGGAGCACCGGCTATGTGAATGCGCTGCTTGCTCTCTCGGGCGCTTTGGACTTGGTCGCTCAGAACCCCGCGGCGGCCACTGATCCGACTGCATTTGCGCCTGTCATCCAGGCGGCTTCGGCCGCAGGCATCGCTGCGCAGCAGGCCGCCCAGTCTTTCAACGTCGACTCGCAGTTCCACACCGAAGCCACAGTCCTCGGTTTGATGCAAGCACCGGTGCAATGCGCTGCCAAGCTCGCACCGAGCCCGGGCGCACCTGCCAACGGTGCTGGAGCCAAGATCTGTGGAGCCCTGAATCCGCTCCTCGGCAAGTTCCCCTTCAATCCGAACTCGACGACGATGGCCACATTGCCCGAGGTCAACCAGGTCTTCGCTCCTGACACCGGAGCGTTATGGTCGATCTATAACACCGCCCTCAAGGCTTATCTGGTGCCGCAGGGAGGGCAGTATGTCGCCGCACCGAGTGCGCCGCAACCGGTGAACCCGAAGTTTGTGCAGTTCTTCAGCCATGCGGCCGCGGTCTCTTCGAAGCTTTATCCACCAGGCAGCCAGAACCCGACCTTCAGCTTTACGCCGCGCTTTTTGCCGAGCAAGGGTATTGGAACCGCGTCGATTGCAGTGGATGGTCAGAAGATTCCCAATGGTTCTTCTTACACGTGGAATGGCGTAAGCGCCCATCAGGCTACTGTCTTCTACGACACAAGCCAGGGCGGCGATTTCCAGGGGACGTGGTCTCTGTTCCAGTTGGCCAAAGTAGGCCAGCCCACCAAGTCTCCGGCTGGAGTTAGACTCGACTTCCCGATTGTCACAACTTTTGCCGGCCAGAAAGTCGATCAATCCGGAACACCCACAAAAGTTGTCAGCTTTGAAATTACCGGACCAGGAGCCGAGTTATTCCTGCCCGGATACTTCACCGGTCTGACCTGCGTCTCGCCCGTAGTCAAGTAG
- a CDS encoding DotU family type IV/VI secretion system protein, which translates to MKESPQRTYSLASCYENSLTTILRLSSLAQQSVPNSQGFRTSIRAALKSAMEDAKALGYSSEMNQLAFFAVVALLDESVLKLQSPAFADWAQRPLQEEMFGHNRAGEVFFEHLRSLLARQDSQETADCLEVFCLCMLLGFKGQYALSTSTTDYFSTQQGAARSAGASRPSGEIQTLIHQAREKINRIRGQVAFMPDGAPAPEVKQTAAIDRWSRGLGIAAIALLLLTILVYGGSLVALISGASQLG; encoded by the coding sequence ATGAAGGAAAGTCCGCAGCGCACTTACAGCCTGGCCTCGTGTTACGAGAACTCGCTCACCACCATCCTGCGGCTCTCTTCGCTTGCTCAGCAGTCGGTTCCCAACTCGCAGGGATTTCGGACAAGCATCCGCGCCGCCCTCAAATCCGCCATGGAAGACGCCAAAGCTCTCGGCTATTCCAGCGAGATGAATCAATTGGCTTTCTTCGCGGTGGTCGCTTTGCTGGACGAAAGCGTGCTCAAGCTGCAAAGTCCGGCTTTCGCCGACTGGGCTCAGCGCCCCTTGCAGGAAGAAATGTTCGGCCACAATCGTGCTGGGGAGGTTTTCTTCGAACACCTGCGCTCGCTTCTTGCCCGCCAGGATTCCCAGGAGACCGCCGATTGCCTGGAGGTCTTCTGCCTGTGCATGCTGCTTGGGTTCAAGGGCCAATATGCGCTTAGCACAAGTACAACAGATTACTTTTCCACGCAGCAGGGTGCCGCACGAAGTGCTGGGGCATCCCGGCCGAGCGGGGAAATTCAAACACTCATCCACCAGGCTCGGGAAAAGATCAATCGAATCCGTGGGCAGGTGGCATTCATGCCGGATGGCGCGCCAGCGCCCGAAGTCAAGCAGACCGCAGCGATCGATCGCTGGAGCCGCGGCTTGGGAATTGCGGCCATCGCTTTGCTGCTGCTGACGATTCTCGTATACGGCGGCTCCCTGGTTGCCCTGATTTCAGGAGCGTCGCAGCTCGGCTAG